The Dromaius novaehollandiae isolate bDroNov1 chromosome 5, bDroNov1.hap1, whole genome shotgun sequence genome window below encodes:
- the LOC135328614 gene encoding deleted in malignant brain tumors 1 protein-like: protein LLLCVQLCRGTGELRLVNGGSRCAGRVEVKHEGQWGTVCSYDFLWDVRGASVVCRQLGCGTVARTSPYMPFGAGAGRIWLQPFLCRGTETALHHCPHYGWGQHYCGHDTDVGVTCSDAVELRLVNGGGPCAGRVEVKLRGQWGTVADDIWDMEDAEVVCQQLGCGSAKSAHDSTHFGRGSGPIQLALVDCRGDESALWECTVPGWGPYPGRHDWDVGVVCQGFVRLVGGDGACSGRVEVRQGRGWATLCKAHVDLNTAHVICKELGCGAALAITGAARFGAGAGPIWDGGFECAGNESLLSACARRLPHSQGCTHSSDAGVICSPYTGFRLVNGSTECTGRVELEARGTWGSLCDAGWDMPDAQVLCHHLGCGFAASVPHRGCFGTGSSPLWQDTFHCSGTESHLGECPATVLGTPACSPDHAAAVNCSGGTEPLRLVDGESRCDGHLEVALGGAWGRVLAQQWDASSASVVCRQLRCGTVQKAYAAPVLGPGSSPLGLSGLRCVGTEARLAQCNSTLPSAVPPDHAEEAAVVCSGSQRVRLVSGPGRCAGRVEVYVQGTWSRVCEDTWDLWDAAVVCHQLGCGEVLAVPGSARYGRGSGPVWLGAGACSGAEATLWDCPAPAPAPALAPGQRGCKKGAGAAAICSELTALRLAGGSSCTGRLEVFYNGTWGSVCANGTSPATAAVVCQQLGCGAGGRLSPTPTTTQGSGPAWLAWVQCELGADSLWHCPSAPWQLQPCASPGDTHILCDGEPGGPGRAMDAISEAVYEELDYTLMPEYQEVPSGSDTPALPRHDPLNGYDDATAVLHLGEVAAPGLSESDGDVSEVAALGELTVLQLAGGSSCTERLEVFHNGTWGSVCANITSLATAAVVCRQWG from the exons ctgctgctgtgcgtgcagctctgcaggg gcaccggggagctgcgactggttaacggaggcagccgctgcgccggtcgggtggaggtgaagcacgagggccagtggggcaccgtgtgcagctATGACTTCCTCTGGGATGTCCGTGGGGCctccgtggtctgcaggcagctgggatgtggcacCGTGGCAAGGACTTCCCCATACATGCCGTtcggggcaggggctggccggATTTGGCTGCAACCTTTTCTATGTCGTGGCACTGAGACAGcactccaccactgtccccactacggctggggccagcactactgTGGCCATGACACAGATGTTGGGGTGACGTGCTCAG ATGCTGTGGAGCTCAGGCTGGTGAATGGAGGTggtccctgtgcaggcagagtggaggtgaagctgcgggGCCAGTGGGGAACGGTGGCAGATGACATATGGGACATGGAggatgccgaggtggtgtgtcagcagctgggctgtggctcggccaAAAGCGCCCATGACTCGACCCACTTTGGGAGAGGGTCTGGACCTATTCAACTGGCTCTTGTGGACTGTCGCGGGGATGAGTCTGCACTCTGGGAATGCACTGTCCCGGGATGGGGGCCATACCCTGGCCGCCATGACTGGGATGTTGGTGTGGTCTGCCAAG GGTTTGTGCGGCTGGTCGGCGGGGACGGCGCCTGCTCGGGCCGCgtggaggtcaggcagggccgAGGCTGGGCCACCCTCTGCAAGGCCCACGTGGACCTCAACACCGCCCACgtcatctgcaaggagctgggttgcggagcagctctggccatcactggggcggcacgctttggggcaggagctgggcccatctgggacgggggctttgagtgtgcaggcaatgaatccctcctgtctgcctgtgcccgcaggctgccccacagccagggctgcacACACAGCAGTGACGCTGGCGTCATCTGCTCTC cctacacaggcttcaggctggtgaacggcagcacagagtgcacagggagggtggagctggaggcacgcggcacctggggctccctctgcgatgccggctgggacatgcccgatgcccaggtgctctgccaccacctcggctGCGGCTTTGCCGCCTCCGTGCCCCACAGAGGGTGTTTTGGGACAGGGAGCAGCCCGCTGTGGCAGGACACGTTTCACTGCAGTGGGACtgagtcccacctgggagagtgccctgccacgGTGCTGGGGACCCCCGCCTGCTCGCCGGACCACGCTGCTgcagtcaattgctcag GTGGCACGgaacccctgcggctggtggatgGGGAGAGCCGCTGTGACGGACacctggaggtggccctgggtggggcctggggccgagTCCTGGCACAGCAGTGGGATGCCAGCAGTGCAagcgtggtgtgccggcagctccggtgcggcacggtgcagaaggcctatgctgccccagtgctggggccaggcTCGAGCCCCCTGGGGCTGAGCGGGCTCCGGTGTGTGGGCACGGAGGCTCGCCTGGCCCAGTGCAACTCCACGCTGCCCAGCGCCGTGCCGCCGGACCATGCCGAGGAAGCGGCAGTTGTGTGCTCGG ggagccagcgCGTCCGGCTGGTGAGTggccctgggcgctgtgctgggagagtggaggtctACGTGCAGGGGACCTGGAGCCGCGTCTGCGAGGACACCTGGGACCTGTGGGACGCCGCTGTCGTCTGCCACCAGTTGGGCTGCGGCGAGGTCCTGGCAGTGCCCGGCTCGGCCCGCtacggccggggctcggggccagtGTGGCTGGGTGCTGGCGCCTGCTCCGGGGCCGAGGCGACACTCTGGGACTGCCCAGCcccggcaccagccccagccctggccccggggcagcgtgGCTGTAAGAAGGGTGCTGGTGCGGCAGCCATCTGCTCAG agctcacagccctgcggctggcaggcggcagcagctgcaccgggcGCCTGGAGGTCTTCTACAATGGGACGTGGGGCAGTGTGTGCGCCAACggcaccagccctgccacagccgctgtggtgtgccagcagctgggctgtggggctgggggccggctgTCACCTACACCCacaaccacacagggctcaggccccgcgtggctggcctgggtgcagtgcgAGCTGGGGGccgactccctctggcactgcccctcggcaccctggcagctgcagccctgcgcctcccctggggacacccacatCTTGTGCGACGGGGAGCCTGGAG gccctggcagagccaTGGACGCAATCTCTGAGGCTGTCTATGAGGAGCTCGACTACACTCTGATGCCGGAgtaccaggaggtgcccagtggCTCAG ACACCCCTGCACTGCCCAGACACGACCCCTTGAATGGGTACGACGATGCCACGGCCGTGCTGCACCTGGGAGAGGTTGCTGCTCCGGGGCTGAGCGAAAGCGATGGAGATGTCTCCGAggtggcagcactgggag agctcacagtccTGCAgctggcgggcggcagcagctgcaccgAGCGCCTGGAGGTCTTCCACAACGGGACGTGGGGCAGCGTGTGCGCCAACATCACCAGCCTCGCCACAGCTGCCGTGGTGTGCCGGCAGTGGGGCTGA